A DNA window from Purpureocillium takamizusanense chromosome 9, complete sequence contains the following coding sequences:
- a CDS encoding uncharacterized protein (TransMembrane:9 (i118-136o187-209i221-242o262-284i394-413o419-441i453-477o483-505i526-546o)~EggNog:ENOG503NY83~COG:P) has product MICLNKADEGTFRHLSFNQSPPALAPGHTTRQDLNGIANLREFVAAGQDADGGGSSASSMGATGDRGGPDVWHHEPWPVATALDARRRPWLFSRLKAAVGGEDQPRLQVLSSGRLERLWSWIAWILSVLFSAYLLSSLPPLLSSRHASPTVHTISANAAAASPPALLRKRSTCATGGVDPAAYNLPLHAGAIAIILFVSTLGCAFPIMATKFPGLRIPRRFFFAIRHFGTGVLIATAFVHLLPTAFESLGNKCLSEFWTEKYQPMPGAIALAAIFLITVIEMIFHPSRHVPPPQIVSGDQASGQVREEAKSGHLCSNTALMPFRDMGPFRGRSSSIGQGLSQLDQIHQQAERDDGVPVSKQEGSTAIQDSGTESLSEVQLSPEMKLRKERLQCVLLEMGILFHSVFIGMALSVSVGTDFIVLLIAIIFHQTFEGLALGSRIATVAWGNKWEPWIMALLYGCTTPLGQALGVATHTLYSPDSEVGLIVVGVMNAISAGLLTFASLVELLSEDFLSDESWRYLRGKQRVGACVLVFAGAFLMSLVGAWA; this is encoded by the exons ATGATCTGCCTCaacaaggccgacgagggcaccTTCAGGCACCTCTCCTTCAACCAGAGCCCCCCCGCCCTGGCCCCGGGTCACACCACCCGCCAGGACCTCAACGGCATCGCCAACCTGCGCGAGTTTGTCGCCGCCGGAcaggacgccgacggcggcggtagcagcgcctcgtccatggGCGCCACGGGCGATAGAGGCGGCCCAGACGTGTGGCATCACGAGCCCTggcccgtcgccacggcTCTGGATGCGAGACGACGGCCCT GGCTGTTCTCGCGTCTCAAGGCGGCCGTTGGTGGTGAAGACCAGCCTCGCCTCCAGGTGCTGTCCTCGGgtcgcctcgagcgcctttgGAGTTGGATCGCCTGGATCCTTTCTGTCCTCTTCTCTGCGTATCTGCTTTCCTCCCTGCCTCCGCTTCTGAGCTCCCGCCATGCATCTCCCACCGTCCATACTATATCGGCCAACGCCGCAGCTGCCAGCCCTCCCGCACTCCTTCGCAAGCGCTCGACGTGCGCGactggcggcgtcgacccggccgcgTACAACTTGCCGCTTCACGCGGGTGCCATTGCCATCATCCTCTTTGTCTCGACCCTCGGCTGCGCCTTTCCTATCATGGCCACCAAGTTCCCGGGGCTCCGCATCCCGCGACGCTTCTTCTTTGCCATCCGCCACTTTGGCACcggcgtcctcatcgccaccgcctttGTCCATCTGCTGCCCACGGCATTCGAATCCTTGGGCAATAAGTGCCTCAGCGAGTTCTGGACGGAGAAATACCAGCCCATGCCGGGAGCTATAGCTCTGGCCGCCATCTTTCTCATCACCGTCATCGAGATGATCTTTCACCCCTCCCGCCACGTACCGCCGCCTCAGATTGTCTCGGGTGACCAGGCCAGCGGACAGGTCCGCGAAGAGGCCAAGAGCGGGCACCTCTGCTCCAACACGGCCCTGATGCCTTTCCGGGACATGGGCCCCTTCCGCGGCCGCTCCAGTAGCATTGGCCAGGGCCTGTCGCAGCTGGACCAGATCCATCAACAGGCCGAACGCGACGATGGCGTACCGGTGTCCAAGCAAGAGGGCAGCACAGCCATTCAGGACAGCGGCACCGAGTCGCTGTCGGAGGTGCAGCTGTCGCCCGAGATGAAACTCCGAAAGGAGCGTCTCCAGTGCGTGTTGCTCGAGATGGGCATCCTCTTCCACAGCGTCTTCATTGGCATGGCCCTGAGCGTCTCGGTCGGGACCGACTTCATCGTCctgctcatcgccatcatcttccATCAGACGTTCGAGGGCCTGGCGCTTGGCTCACGCATTGCCACGGTGGCCTGGGGCAACAAGTGGGAGCCTTGGATCATGGCCCTCCTCTACGGATGCACCACGCCGCTCGGCCAGGCGCTCGGCGTTGCGACGCACACGCTGTACAGCCCGGACTCGGAGGTGGGCCTGAtcgtcgtgggcgtcatGAATGCCATctcggccggcctgctcaCCTTTGCGTCTCTGGTCGAGCTGCTGTCCGAGGACTTTTTGAGCGACGAGAGCTGGAGGTATCTGCGCGGCAAGCAGCGCGTGGGTGCCTGCGTCCTCGTCTTTGCCGGCGCTTTTCTCATGAGCCTCGTCGGGGCCTGGGCTTAA
- a CDS encoding uncharacterized protein (COG:J~EggNog:ENOG503PEFI), with amino-acid sequence MLPPVDVMTDNGVPAAVNALGYAKWKTVDGPQAQQDAGLLESRDRLQGARVSGDNWRREVRDMVAALDQDFDVKLTPECDGPWTPRSIVEAIAYFDQAITERVPAERKHTRWAVADIFPSENTLLRIIDAEIGATTSMAHMFFGGERNLSWSFAKVADEGGTVDFHTPPGVKQAEHAASAWAEFSSSGPSRRP; translated from the exons ATGCTGCCCCCAGTTGATGTCATGACAGACAATGGCGTGCCCGCGGCGGTAAACGCGCTGGGATACGCAAAGTGGAAGACGGTGGACGGGCCCCAAGCTCAACAAGATGCCGGGCTATT GGAGAGTCGAGATCGTCTGCAGGGTGCTAGGGTTTCGGGCGACAACTGGCGCAGAGAAGTCAGGGACATGGTTGCCGCGCTGGACCAGGACTTTGACGTGAAGCTGACCCCAGAATGCGATGGGCCATGGACGC CTCGTagcatcgtcgaggccattgccTACTTTGACCAGGCCATCACGGAGCGAGTGCCCGCGGAGCGCAAGCACACCCGgtgggccgtggccgacatTTTTCCATCTGAG AACACCTTGCTCCGCATCATCGATGCCGAGATCGGTGCGACCACGTCCATGGCTCACATGttctttggcggcgagcggaACCTGTCTTGGAGCTTTGCCAAGGTGGCTGATGAGGGTGGGACAGTCGATTTTCACACGCCACCGGGGGTCAAGCAGGCTGAGCATGCCGCCAGTGCCTGGGCCGAGTTCTCATCGTCCGGTCCATCCAGAAGGCCATGA
- a CDS encoding uncharacterized protein (EggNog:ENOG503Q6C7~COG:Q), with translation MRNPTLLLPVMNDTGSAMRPWMHHVNSNEHAVSAAMPQHLLLAYLVTLILLLPKLVSTYNNRLTTVKARSAPDTSTIPHVSSTIPFIGHALELKRNGGHYVRDLILRNPQHPLFTIDLLSKKLVVVNPSLDRALAKHSRETSLIQVVTLVAARSLGLSDEGIRVFAEYDPRPLHNQAIGSTQSHDELLQSATDYIHRRLGEQPAAQEVQLGRWIFDTVLGATACSFWGPENPWNTDREFMDSFITLSDGFEDLVRPMAWLTARPVYEARELLVDRLMAFHREHRASRVSSAAHRINAIRMNSEDWEGNPDYYKCELLQALGLLPTTSTLTTWLFRHLLVNPALRRQVVAEVRRLGRHDVDGRPDMSDVRTTCPHLVAAWYETLRLSMTIVPRVATEDFALPAAASAPAPPATVPSAAAAKDSGAALAASPSASASAASADVTVRKNDVLLLPMLSFNLDAQAWGPDADTFRAERFIDGATGSLRTPLTQKVRGFGVAGNLCPGKKIGFDTAMALAATLLRDFDIEEGADGPFRPPTRLRRTNVGFDRLGDDVRVRLVRSG, from the coding sequence ATGAGAAATCCAACTTTGCTGTTGCCCGTCATGAACGACACAGGCTCTGCAATGCGTCCATGGATGCATCACGTCAACTCTAATGAGCACGCAGTCTCCGCTGCTATGCCACAacatctcctcctcgcatACCTCGTCACCCTTATTCTCCTCCTTCCCAAGCTGGTCTCGACCTACAACAACCGTCTGACCACGGTCAAGGCCCGGTCCGCACCAGACACCTCGACCATCCCGCATGTGTCCTCGACGATACCCTTCATCGGccatgccctcgagctgAAGCGCAACGGCGGCCACTACGTGCGAGACCTCATCCTCCGGAACCCCCAGCACCCGCTCTTCACCATCGACCTGCTCTCCAAGAAGCTTGTGGTTGTGAACCCGTCGCTGGACCGCGCCCTGGCCAAGCACTCGCGCGAGACGAGCCTCATCCAGGTGGTGACActcgtggccgcccgctccctggggctcagcgacgagggcatccGCGTCTTCGCCGAGTACGACCCGCGGCCGCTTCACAACCAGGCCATTGGCAGCACGCAGAGccacgacgagctgctgcagtcGGCCACGGACTAtatccaccgccgcctcggggagcagccggcggcgcaggaggtGCAGCTCGGGCGATGGATCTTCGACACGGTGctgggggcgacggcgtgctcCTTCTGGGGACCCGAGAACCCCTGGAACACGGACCGCGAGTTCATGGACAGCTTCATCACGCTGAGcgacggcttcgaggacCTGGTCCGCCCCATGGCGTGGCTCACGGCCAGGCCCGTCtacgaggcgcgcgagctcctcgtcgaccgacTCATGGCCTTTCACCGGGAGCaccgcgccagccgcgtgtcgagcgcggcgcacCGCATCAACGCCATCCGCATGAACAGCGAGGACTGGGAGGGCAACCCCGACTACTACAAgtgcgagctgctgcaggcgctgggcctgctgccgacgacgagcacccTCACCACCTGGCTCTTCCGGCACCTGCTCGTCAACCCGGCCCTGCGGCGCCaggtcgtggccgaggtgcGCCGGTTGGGACGCCatgacgtcgacggccggcccgacATGTCGGACGTGCGGACGACGTGCCCTCACCTCGTGGCGGCTTGGtacgagacgctgcgcctCAGCATGACCATTGTCCCACGCGTGGCGACCGAGGACTttgcgctgccggcggcggcgtcagcaccagcaccgccagcgacagtgccgtcggcggccgcggccaaggactCGGGGGCGGCACTAGCAGCATCTCCGtcggcatcagcatcagcagcatcagctgACGTGACGGTACGCAAAAACGACGTGCTCCTCCTACCAATGCTGTCCTTCAacctcgacgcgcaggcgtgggggcccgacgccgacacgtTCCGGGCGGAGCgcttcatcgacggcgcgacgggctcgcTGCGCACCCCGCTGACGCAAAAGGTGCGCGGGTTCGGTGTCGCGGGAAACCTGTGCCCAGGCAAGAAGATTGGCTTCgacacggccatggcgctggcggcgacgctgctgcgcgacttcgacatcgaggagggcgccgacgggccgtttcgcccgccgacgcggctgcggcgcacaaacgtcggcttcgaccggctgggcgacgatgtGCGCGTGCGGCTGGTGCGGTCcgggtga